The following proteins are encoded in a genomic region of Xanthomonas citri pv. mangiferaeindicae:
- a CDS encoding translation elongation factor Ts — protein sequence MEITASLVKELRERTGAGMMECKKALGETAGDIDAAAEALRKSGLAKADKKADRVAAEGRIVATQDDRAAVLVEINSETDFVAKDDNFLRFTEAVAQAALTSGAADIDALKAAKLASGETVEEARAAVIAKVGENVQVRRIVRMESSHNLAAYVHGGRIGVLVELQGGDADLARGLAMHVAAMNPPHNKAADVPAEFIEKEKEIELAKMSDKDKNKPADILEKIISGKLNKIVNEVTLYGQPYVLDTDKTVEATLKAAGADVLRFQRLAVGEGIEKVVEDYAAEVMKQAGLA from the coding sequence ATGGAAATCACCGCATCCCTGGTCAAGGAACTGCGCGAGCGCACCGGCGCCGGCATGATGGAGTGCAAGAAGGCGCTGGGCGAGACTGCCGGCGACATCGACGCCGCCGCCGAAGCCCTGCGCAAGTCGGGCCTGGCCAAGGCCGACAAGAAGGCCGACCGCGTTGCCGCCGAAGGCCGCATCGTTGCCACCCAGGACGATCGCGCCGCGGTGCTGGTCGAGATCAACTCCGAGACCGACTTCGTCGCCAAGGATGACAACTTCCTGCGCTTCACCGAGGCCGTCGCCCAGGCCGCCCTCACCTCGGGCGCTGCCGATATCGACGCGCTGAAGGCCGCGAAGCTCGCCTCGGGCGAGACCGTCGAGGAAGCGCGCGCTGCCGTCATCGCCAAGGTCGGCGAGAATGTGCAGGTCCGTCGCATCGTGCGGATGGAAAGCAGCCACAACCTGGCAGCCTACGTCCACGGCGGCCGCATCGGCGTGCTGGTCGAGCTGCAGGGCGGCGACGCCGATCTGGCGCGCGGCCTGGCGATGCACGTCGCGGCGATGAACCCGCCGCACAACAAGGCCGCCGATGTCCCGGCCGAGTTCATCGAAAAGGAAAAGGAAATCGAGCTGGCGAAGATGTCCGACAAGGACAAGAACAAGCCGGCCGACATTCTCGAGAAGATCATCAGCGGCAAGCTCAACAAGATCGTCAACGAGGTCACGCTCTACGGCCAGCCCTACGTGCTCGACACCGACAAGACGGTCGAGGCCACGCTCAAGGCTGCCGGCGCGGACGTGCTGCGCTTCCAGCGCTTGGCCGTCGGCGAAGGCATCGAGAAGGTCGTTGAGGACTACGCTGCCGAAGTGATGAAGCAGGCCGGCCTGGCCTGA